The sequence GTGACGGTCCTTGTCTTTTTGGCTACCAAAGGCATAGCGTGGATTAAAACCTTTCCCTTCTTGATCCAGAATCAAATGGTGCTCTGTGACAAAACGTTCAAGATCCGGGTCACAAAGAAACTCATCTGGATTGCCAAATTCAAAATAATCACTTCCCAGTTGGTTTGGGTTGGTCACATAGGCATCGTCAGGGACACGGCGCGCCATCCAGTGGTGACCTCCGATGGTTTCCAACCACCAGATTTCATTCACATCTGAAATCGCGATCCCGTTAGACTCATAAGTTCCATACTCTTCCAAGATCTTTCCGAGACGCAAGACCCCTTCGCGGGCAGTCTTGACATAAGGCAAGACCAAGGTCAGCATGTCTTCCTCACCGATGCCACTCTCTACAAGAGGATCTGCCCCTAGCACACGGCTATTGGTCGTAATGGTCTCTGTCTCACTCATGGCTACATTATAAACATTGATCCCAGCTTCTCCCCAGATCCCGTCTTTAGGAATCGCATCTGGAACCGCTGTATAGCGAACTGGATTATCTGGCAAGTCGATTTCAAAAGTTGATAAAACAGACTTGTAATGACGCGGTTGATCTTCTGGTTTGACCACGATCAATTTCTTGGGCGTAAAAACGCCATTTTGAGAATCCTCCGTTCGTGCTACAATGGTCGAACCATCATAGCTAGCATTTTTTCCGACTAGAATCGTTGTACACGAATCTGCACTTTCACGTTTACGCATGCGTATCCTCCCAAATCATTCATTGCCTCTATTATAACACTTTTAAAAGGGAGGACCTACTGAAAATCAGATATAAAAGCGAATCCTTTTCAACAACTTTCAAATATTTTCATTATGTAAGATTTTAAAAAAACTAGCTGATAAACAGCTAGGATTTAGAATGTAGATAAAATTTTTTACTTAAAACAACTTAAGTGATATAGAATAATTAAAACTGATACATACTAATAGGCTCATTCAAACATATATTGAAACTTTCCGCCGTGAGAAAAGTGACTGAAACACAATTGTTTCAGTCACTCGGGAGTTTTGAGAGTAAAACAGTTTGGGGAACTGTTTTAGCCTGAGCCTAAAAATTGAAAAGGGAAGGGGCTCAAAACGAATTGAACTCGGGCTGCGGATTGTGTCAAAAAGATAAGTTCTCCTAGAATCAAAAGATTCCGCGTCAAACTTCCTATTTTGACTTTATCCGCAGACGCCCTCTGTATCTTAATTTAGTCATGGAACTTCTTCGAAGTTCGCTGACGTCCGTACTCACCTAAGGAAAGTTTCTAAGATAACTTTTTCTTCAATCTGAATCTAGCTGATGAACAACTAGGGCTTAACTTATCCTTTAAACGTAACAATAGTCGCGCCGCTTCCGCCCGCATTTTGGGGGGCATATTCAAAACTCTTGACATGTTTGTTGCGGCGGAGATACTTGGTCACCCCTTCACGAATAACTCCCGTCCCAATCCCGTGGATGATATCGACTTGGGCCATATTGTTGAGGAGGGCCTGATCGATAAAGCCATCTAGCTCTTGCATGGCCTCTTCATAGCGTTTTCCACGGAGGTCCAGACGCGCTCTCGGACCACTCGTGTTCGAGCGTTTGACGACATTCACCTGGTGTTTCTTAGGTTGAGCCGCTTCTTTTTCAGCCTTGATGAGGTTGAATTCTTTTTCTTCCAAGGTCATCTTGATCAAGCCGACTTGCGCCTCCCAGCGGCCATCTTTGAGTTGCTTGACCAGGGTTCCACGTTGGCCATAGCTGATAACCAAGATTTCATCTCCTACCTTAGGAGCACGCGCCTTTTTGGCTTTTTTCAAAACCATATTTTTTGAAAGGTCGACGGTCTCAGGCGCTAGTTTTTTCAACTGAGCCTTGGCCTCAATAATTTCATGTGGTTTCAACTGGGATTTAGCATGAAGGCCTTGAAGGATCCGGTCACTCTCTGAAAGGGCCATGTCCACAATTTCCTTGGCCTCTTCTCTCGCCTTATTGAGCTCTGTTTCTCTCTCTCGGGTCAGTTCGTTATAGAGTTTTCGAAGAGCGCGATTGAATTTGAGATTTTCTTGCTCGACCTCTTGAATGGTATCCAAGCGCTTGCGACTTTCTAAGGTCTGCGCCTCCAATTTTTCAATAATTTGATTGACATCATTATCCGTATTGGTCATCTTCATGGCATCCTGGATAATAGTCTCAGACAAGCCCAAACGGCGGGCAATTTCAAAGGCATTGGAGCGGCCAGGAACTCCTTGCATGAAGCGATAGGTCGGACGTAGACTCGCTGTATCAAATTCCATACTGGCATTTTGCACTCCTGCAGTCTCAATTCCATAAGCCTTGAGCTCTGGATAGTGGGTTGTCGCCATGGTCTTAATCCCGCGTAAACGCAGGTCTTCTAGGATAGCAATAGCAAGGCCAGCCCCCTCTTGAGGATCGGTTCCAGCCCCCAACTCATCCAGAAGGATCAAGGAGGCAGTATCCACTTGATGTAAGATAGATACGATATTGGTCATATGACTGGAGAAGGTCGACAAGCTCTGCTCGATCGATTGTTCATCTCCAATATCCGCAAAGACCTGTGAGAAGATGCCCACACGACTACCTGGATCTGCTAGGATGGGAAGACCAGACTGGGCCATAATTTGCGCTAATCCCAGCGTTTTTAGCATGATGGTTTTCCCCCCTGTATTGGGACCGGTAATCACGATTTCTGTCAAGTCCTCGGTAAAATGTAGGTCATTCGCGACAGCATTTTCAATCAAGGGATGACGTAGTTGCAAGAGCTGAACAGAGCGATTGCTGCTAACCTCTGGTACCACTGCCTTACAATCGCGCATAAACCGATACTTGGCTTTGATCAAGTCCAAGTGACCGATAATCCAAGCGTTATTTGCAATCTCTGCTGCATGAGGGCGCAGGGTGTCAGACAATTCCTCCAGAATCTGAATGATTTCATACCGTTCATCGGCTCGATGGTTGGCAATTTCTTCATTAAGATTGACGACTGCCCGAGGCTCGATATAAACGGTATTCCCGCTGGCTGAGATATCGTGGACCACCCCTGCAATGCGGTTACGATAGGTGTTTTTTACTGGTAGAACATTGCGGCCATTCCGACTAGCAATCACAGCATCCGCTAACATATCGGCCTTGCTTTTCAGCAGGTCTTGGAGAATCTCTCTGACCTGGTGTTCATTTTCCTGGATTCGACGGCGGATTTTGGCCAATTTTTCACTGGCAAAAGACTCGACAAAGCCTCCTTCGTTGATAGCTTGAAGCCCACCTTGTAGGCGTGGTAAATCCACCAAGTTGTCAAAGAGGCGATTGAGCCTTTCCAGACGGACATTTTCCAAGTTGTCGTAGAAATCCTTGAGCTCATGTGTCACCCGAAGGACCGCTTTTAGCGCTAGTAATTCATCGATATTGAGGGATGCCTCCATCTCCAAACGCTTGGCCACTGGACGGACATCTTGAATCGTCGACACGGCAAAGCGAGGCTCTTCCAAGAGGATCTGCTCCATATCTTCCAACTCCATAAAGGCCGTTTCGATGCTTTCTCTTTTATCAGTTGGAGTAAGGGTTGCTAGCTCCATCTCCCCTTGTTCTGTCTGTAGATAGGGTTCAAAGAGTTGCTTGACCTTGTCAAACTCCAGAATATCTAAGATTTTTTTATTCATATTTCTCCTACAAAAAAAGTGAGCGTCCTTCCTTGAATCGGACTTGTCTCACTCCTTTCTTCATTTTTGCTCCTTAAGCTCCGATAATCGCAGTCACCCACAAGTTGTGGAACAGACTGGAACTGATCGGGGTATGAAGGATGATAAAGCGGATCAATCCACTTGCATTTAGTCTATTTTGGATGGAAGCCATGGGAACCGTTGAGAGGACAGTCAAGCCCATCTGGATGACCAAGAGAGTTATCACGACGGCGATCACACCCGCTCCAATTTGATACTTGCGATCCTCCAGTTTTTCTGGCTGGGGTACCAAGTGCATAAAAATCCCAATCACACGACCAATCAGATAGACTATCGCAAAAATCAATACATAAGCTAAACCTGCATAAAAGATGTCATCTAATTGAAATAGGTAGCGGTTGGCATAAAAATAATTCACCGATTGCCGAGTAGGACTCGAAAAAGGAACCCATAGAGACAACACCTTGGCCAGTCCCTTGTAGCTACCACCTGCAATCAAGAGGGCCACTAAGGTCACTAGAAAGTAATAAGACTGGAGGATAATCCCTCTTGCATAGCCAATATAAAAGCTCCATGCCAAAATCAATAAGATTAAGAAAGTTAACATGTATCTCCTCTTATTTGGATGATTTATCCTTTAAGTCGTCTAAAGCCTTGCGACGAAAATCATCTAATTCTTTTTCTTTGTCGTCAAACTCAATCTCGCGATTCAATTGCATGGACAAACTGTTTACTGCCAATAAGATCGCGATGGTTTCGTCATCTGCCTCTGGCATTTGTTCCTTAATTGCTTGGTATTTTTCTTTCGCAACACGTTCGACTTCTTCCATAAACAAATTATCATGGTTGGTTGTTAAAGTGAGCGCTTTGTTTCCAAATGTAAATTTATATCTATTTAAGCTCGCCATAAAAATCACCTCACGGTATTATACCAAAAAAGGCTAGCTTTGTCAGTAGCAAAGCCCCTCTTCACAGGGATTTTCCAGTGAATTCTTTCTTTCTTTTTGCTCCCTCTCTCCCTGAATTTGTGGTACAATAGTGGTTATGGAAAGTATGACACTCACTCCAACACAGGAGCAAATTCTTGATTTTGTCCATACCTATCGCAGTTCTCTCACTCAAAGCAAGAACCCTCATATGGATTATTTCTTTCGACTAGAGGGAGCGACCGTTTCGATCTACAAGTCTGGAAAAGTCTTGCTTCAAGGCAATGACCTTACTCCTTACCTGACCTTTTTCGGGCATGATGCTGAGAACCCCAAGAGTTCTACTACTTCATCTGCACGACAAGATCTCGCCATGATCGGAACCGACGAGGTCGGAAACGGCTCTTATTTTGGTGGACTCACCGTCGTCGCATCCTTTGTCACACCTGACCAGCACGACTGGCTCAAAAAGCTCGGTGTTGGGGATTCAAAGACCTTGGATGATCGAAAAATTCAGCAATTGGCTCCTCTCCTTGAGGAAAACATCCAGCACCAAGCACTCTTATTATCCCCAAAGAAGTACAATGAAGTCATTGCTTCTGGCTACAATGCTGTTTCAGTCAAAGTGGCCCTGCACAATCAAGCTATCTATCTTCTATTAAATAAAAGAGTCCAAGCAGAGCGAATTGTGATCGATGCCTTTACGACGGCTAAAAACTACCAAAAATACGTGAAAGCTGAAAAAAATCAGGTCTCCCAAGCTATTGAGTTGGAAGAAAAAGCAGAAGGTAAGTATTTAGCTGTTGCAGTTAGTTCCATCATCGCCCGCAATCTCTTCCTTCAAAATCTGGAAGATCTGGGCAAGGAACTGGGCTTTAATCTCCCTAGTGGAGCAGGGGCTAAATCAGACCAAGTCGCTGCTAAATTGCTTCAGACCTACGGGATGAAAGCTCTGGATTATTGTGCCAAACTCCATTTTAAAAACACAGAAAAAGCAAAGAAATTACTAGAAAGATAAGTTATGTCAAAAAGAAGTTCAAAACATTCATCTAGCTCACCAGTGGTGAGGTTCCTTAAAGAATGGGGCCTCTTCAGCATCATTGTTGGTCTCATCATCGCCTCACGTATCTTCCTTTGGGCTCCGGTCAAGGTGGATGGCCATTCAATGGATCCAACCCTGGCTGATAGCGAGTACCTCCTTGTGGTCAACCACCTCTCGATTGATCGTTTCGACATTGTCGTTGCCAGTGAAAAAGACGACGACGGCAAAACCAAGGACATCGTCAAGCGGGTCATCGGTCTTCCTGGAGATACCATCCAATACGATAATGATACCCTGTATATCAATGGAAAAAAGACCACTGAGCCCTATTTGAAAGACTACATCGCTCGTTTCAAAAAAGATAAATTGCAATCGACCTATACTGGAAAAGGGTTCGAAGAAAATGGAGAACTCTTCCGCCAATTGGCCAATACAGCTCAAGCTTTTACTGTAGACAAGGATGGCAATCCTAAATTTACCTTGAAGTTGCTCGACGATGAATACCTCTTACTCGGAGATGACCGGATCGTTTCAAAAGATAGCCGTCAGGTCGGAGCTTTCAAGAAAGAACAAATCAAAGGGCAAGCCGTCTTTAGACTATGGCCTATCTACCCTTTCAAAACTTATTAGTATAGATCAAAAAACTAAGGCTGAGGCAATACGTCCCAGCCTTGCTTTATAAAAAGGAAAGAAATGATGGAATATTATTTTTCTGGTACTATTGAGCGCATTATTTTTGAAAATCCTAGCAGTTTTTTTCGAATCCTCTTACTCGACATTAGCGATACAGATGCAGAAGACTTTGATGATTTTGAGATCATTGTGACAGGCACCATGGCAGATATCATGGAAGGCGAAGACTACACCTTCTGGGGGGAGCTGGTCCATCATCCTAAATACGGAGAACAACTCAAAATCAGTCGCTATGAACGTGCCAAACCCTCTAGCAAGGGCTTGGTGAAATATTTTTCCAGCGATCACTTCAAAGGAATTGGTCTCAAAACGGCTCAAAAAATCGTGGACCTCTATGGGGACAATACCATTGACAAAATTCTGGAAGCTCCTGAAAAATTAGAAGAAATTACTGGTCTCTCCAAGAAAAACCGCCTAGCTTTTGTGGAAAAACTTCGTCAGAATTACGGAACGGAACGCATTCTCGCCCAACTAGCCAATTATGGCATTCCCAATAAATTGGCCTTTCAGATCCAGGATTTCTACAAGGAAGAAACTCTCCAGATCGTGGAGCAACAGCCCTACCAATTGGTGGAAGACATCCAAGGTATGGGCTTTAAAATCGCGGACCAACTAGCAGAAGAATTGGGTATTGCAAGTGACGCTCCCGAGCGTTTCCGAGCAGGTCTGATCCACAGCCTCTTTAGCTACTCTATCGAGACTGGAAATACCTATATCCAAGCCAAGGACCTCCTGCGCTATACCATTGACCTTCTAGAATCAGCTCGTCCAGTAGAATTGGATCCTTCCACTGTCGCCCAAGAATTAGGCCACCTCATCGAGGAAGACAAGGTCCAAAACGTGGACACCAAGATCTTTGACAACAGCCTTTTCTTTGCGGAAGAAGGGATTCGCAGCCATATTGGCCGATTGCTGGAGAAGGGTAAAAAAGCTTCGTTTGACCCTGAGAAAATCAACCAAGCTATCGAGGAGGTTGAAAAAGATCTGGGGATTCGCTACGATGCGATTCAAAAAGAGGCGATTCACCAAGCTATCCAAAACAAGGTCTTTATCCTCACCGGGGGACCAGGGACAGGAAAGACTACCGTTATCAATGGGATGATCAGCGTCTATGCCCAACTCCACCAGCTGGATCTTCGGAAGAAAAAAGACCTGCCGATCCTGCTGGCTGCCCCAACGGGACGAGCAGCTAGGCGCATGAATGAGCTGACAGGACTTCCGAGTGCCACTATCCACCGCCATTTGGGGATGACTGGGGATGATGACACCAGCCACTTAGAGGACTATCTGGATGCAGACTTTATCATTGTGGACGAATTTTCCATGGTTGATACCTGGCTGGCTAATCAATTACTTAGCAACATCGCAACAGATACGAAACTCTTGATTGTGGGGGATGCCGACCAATTACCTTCCGTCAGCCCTGGTCAGGTCTTGGCTGATCTCTTGCAGATCCCAAGCATCCCTCAGACCAAACTCGAACATATTTTCCGTCAGAGTGAGGACTCGACCATTGTCTCACTAGCAGGAGACATTCGCCAAGGCAAGCTACCTCAAGATTTCACAGAACGAAAAGCTGACCGCTCTTATTTCGAAGCTGGAAGCGAACACATCCCTAAGATGATCGAACAAATCACTTCTGCTGCCCTTCGTAGTCAAATCCCTGCTCGAGATATCCAAGTCTTGGCACCCATGTACAAGGGCCAGGCCGGCATTGACAATATCAATACGCTCATGCAAGACCTTCTCAATCCAGCTGTCAAAGATCAGGTTGTTTTTGACACACCAGACTGCCAATACCGCGATGGAGACAAGGTCATCCATCTGGTCAATGATGCAGAAAGCAATGTCTTTAACGGAGATATTGGCTACATCACCGATCTTCTCCCAGGAAAATATACAGAATCCAAGCAAGATGAATTGACCATCCAATTTGATGGCAATGAAATCGTCTACCCGCGCAATGAATGGTACAAGATTCGCTTAGCCTATGCAATGAGTATTCACAAATCGCAAGGAAGCGAGTTTCCGGTGGTGATTCTACCCATTACCAATCAAAGCCACCGGATGTTGCAACGTAATTTGATCTATACTGCCATCACGCGCTCTAAGAGCAAGCTGATTCTCTTAGGGGAATACAGCGCCTTTGATTACGCCACTAAAAATACTGGTACTGCGCGCAAGACCTACTTGGTTGAACGCTTTAAGGACCTGGACGGAGGCGAGGCGACCAAGGACTCTTCTTCATCCGTTGACACCGCTTCTGCTACAGTCGAATCCGCACGAAGCAAGGAAGGGACTGTTGAAACGAAGACTGAGCCTGATGAACCGACTGTCTATCGACTGACTGAAGACAATCTCCACACCATCTCTCCTATGATCGGACTGACTGAAGAAGAGATTGCAGCCTTTTTTGATGTCAAACAACCTAATTGATATCCCAAAAAATTAAAATAATCTATTTTTTAAGGCACATTCAAATACAGCTGAAATTTTTCGCCGTGAAAAAGAGGCTGGGACAAAAGTCCTAGCCTCTCAATTATTTTTGGATTGTCGAGCAAGACGCAGTGGTTGAGTGGGCTCTACTACGCTGATTTTATCAGCTTTTACAGCCCTACTCAACTGTGCGGAGGTGGGACGACGAAATCGAATTCTAACGAATTACCGATTTCTGTCCCACTCTCTCAGGAGTTTTGAAAGTAAAACAGTTCGGGGAACTGTTTTAGTCTGAGCCCAGAAATTGAAAAGCGAAGGGGTTCAAAACGAATTGAACACGGGCTGCGGATTGTGTCAAAAGCGTAAAATACATTAGTACTAAATCCAAGACACAGTAGCTGATTGAATTCTTCTCCCGCCTTTTAGCCCGGAGGAAGAATCCTAATCAGCCTTGTGGGGGCAGGACAACGAAGCAATCCCATACAACAGTGCTTCTGTCCTGCTCTCTATTTTGACTTTATCCGCGAACGCCCTTTGTATGTATCTTAATAAGTCATGGAACTTCCTGGATTGCTGAAATCATCCACTGGATCATTTCACCTAACGTCCGTACTCACCTAAGGAAAGTTTCTAAGATGACTTTGTCATCAATCTTAGGCGACTAGTGAACAGACTAGTCGTCTTCTTTTTCTTCCACCAAAGGCAACTCGGTATGAGCCACGAAATTGGTCATGGTGACACCCAAGAGGCGGATTCCAGTATTTGTCGATTCAATTTCTTGAAAAATATGACGAGCGGAACGATTGATCCGCTCAGCCTCTCGTGTTGGCTCCGTCAGGGTGATCCGCTTGGTCAGGGTGGTGAAGTCTCCATAGCGCACTTTTAAGACCAAGGTCTTGCCTTGCTTGCCGTGTTTTTCCAGCGATTGGGCCACCTTACTGGACAGATTGGCAATTTCTTCTAAAATATCATCTTCAGCATAGAGGAGCTTGCGGTAGGTCCGCTCTTTTCCGATCGACTTGCGGATGCGATGGCTCTTGACAGGGCTATTGTGAATGCCTCGCGCCTTGCGGAAGAGATCATAGCCAAAGCGTCCAAATCGATCAATCAAGGTCATCTCTGGGATGGCTAAAAGATCCGCACCAGTATAGACCCCCATCTCATGCAGCCGCTCCACTGTCTTCTTTCCTACCCCGTGAAATTTGGCAATGTCCATCTGGCTCAGGAAATCCTCGGCATCCTCCGGCAAGACCACCGTTAGGCCACGGGGCTTTTGGTAGTCACTTGCCATCTTGGCCAAAAACTTATTATAAGAGACACCCGCTGAAGCTGTGAGATGCAGCTCTTCCCAGATCGCATGCTGAATCAAGCGGGCAATCTTGACAGCTGATTTGCTCTGGATTTTATTTTCCGTCACATCTAGATAGGCTTCGTCAATACTCATGGGCTCGATCAGATCTGTATAGCGCTTGAAAATTTCACGAACCTGTTCGCCCACCTCTCGGTACTTCTCATAATTTCCAGAGATAAAAATGGCTTGAGGACAAAGGTCCAGCGCTTCTTTGGAACTCATGGCCGAATGAATCCCATATTTCCTTGCTTCATAGTTACAGGTCGAGACCACACCTCTCCCACCTGACTGACGAGGGTCCTGGCCAATTACGACAGGCTTCCCCTTTAAACTAGGGTTATCTCTTTCTTCGACGGCAGCAAAAAATGCATCCATGTCAATATGAATAATCTTGCGACTCGTATCATTCACTAATGGAAATATCAGCATTTTTCACCCTCCTTCTTTACCATTATAAGAAGAAAATTTCAGAATTGCAAAAATCGACTCTCCAGAAAACATGAAAATTGATGGAAAACCGTGTTTGTTTTCAAAAATATAGTACAGTATCGCAGAGGATTTAAAACTGTATTATAAAAGAATCTGTTGTTTTTCGCAATTCACCTTTGTGTAACCGGTTTCTGTATGGTATACTACTAGTGTAAATGCAACAGATGTAGTTGCTAGAAAGATAATAGAGGAAAATAGTAATGGTTGTTAAAACAGTCGTTGAAGCACAAGATATTTTTGACAAAGCCTGGGAAGGCTTCAAAGGTGAAGATTGGAAAGAAAAAGCAAGCGTTTCTCGCTTCGTTCAAGCTAACTACACACCATATGATGGAGATGAAAGCTTCCTAGCTGGTCCAACTGAACGTTCTCTTCATATCAAAAAAATTGTTGAAGAAACAAAAGCTCATTATGAAGAAACTCGTTTCCCATACGATAACCGTCCAACATCTATCGCTGATATCGCAGCTGGATATATCGACAAAGAAAACGAAGTGATCTTCGGGATCCAAAACGATGAACTCTTCAAGTTGAACTTCATGCCAAAAGGTGGTATCCGTATGGCGGAAACTACTTTGAAAGAAAATGGATACGAACCAGATCCAGCTGTTCATGAAATCTTCACTAAATATGTAACTACTGTAAACGATGGTATCTTCCGCGCTTACACTACAAACATCCGTCGTGCCCGCCACGCTCACACTGTAACTGGTCTTCCAGATGCATACTCTCGTGGACGTATCATTGGGGTTTACGCTCGTTTGGCTCTTTACGGTGCTGACTACTTGATGGCTGAAAAAGCAAGCGACTGGAACTCTATCACTGAAATCGATGAAGAATCAATCCGCCTTCGTGAAGAAGTAAACCTTCAATACCAAGCTTTGAAAGAAGTTGTTCGCTTGGGTGATCTTTATGGTGTAGACGTTCGTCGTCCTGCCTTCGATACAAAAGAAGCAATCCAATGGACAAACATTGCCTTCATGGCTGTCTGCCGTGTCATCAACGGTGCTGCTACTTCTCTTGGACGTGTGCCAATCGTTTTGGATATCTACGCTGAACGTGACTTGGCTCGTGGTACTTACACTGAATCAGAAATCCAAGAATTCGTTGACGATTTCGTTATGAAATTGCGTACTGTTAAATTTGCTCGTACAAAAGCTTACGACCAATTGTACTCAG comes from Streptococcus parasanguinis ATCC 15912 and encodes:
- the rnhC gene encoding ribonuclease HIII, whose product is MESMTLTPTQEQILDFVHTYRSSLTQSKNPHMDYFFRLEGATVSIYKSGKVLLQGNDLTPYLTFFGHDAENPKSSTTSSARQDLAMIGTDEVGNGSYFGGLTVVASFVTPDQHDWLKKLGVGDSKTLDDRKIQQLAPLLEENIQHQALLLSPKKYNEVIASGYNAVSVKVALHNQAIYLLLNKRVQAERIVIDAFTTAKNYQKYVKAEKNQVSQAIELEEKAEGKYLAVAVSSIIARNLFLQNLEDLGKELGFNLPSGAGAKSDQVAAKLLQTYGMKALDYCAKLHFKNTEKAKKLLER
- the dinB gene encoding DNA polymerase IV — encoded protein: MLIFPLVNDTSRKIIHIDMDAFFAAVEERDNPSLKGKPVVIGQDPRQSGGRGVVSTCNYEARKYGIHSAMSSKEALDLCPQAIFISGNYEKYREVGEQVREIFKRYTDLIEPMSIDEAYLDVTENKIQSKSAVKIARLIQHAIWEELHLTASAGVSYNKFLAKMASDYQKPRGLTVVLPEDAEDFLSQMDIAKFHGVGKKTVERLHEMGVYTGADLLAIPEMTLIDRFGRFGYDLFRKARGIHNSPVKSHRIRKSIGKERTYRKLLYAEDDILEEIANLSSKVAQSLEKHGKQGKTLVLKVRYGDFTTLTKRITLTEPTREAERINRSARHIFQEIESTNTGIRLLGVTMTNFVAHTELPLVEEKEDD
- a CDS encoding CvpA family protein; translated protein: MLTFLILLILAWSFYIGYARGIILQSYYFLVTLVALLIAGGSYKGLAKVLSLWVPFSSPTRQSVNYFYANRYLFQLDDIFYAGLAYVLIFAIVYLIGRVIGIFMHLVPQPEKLEDRKYQIGAGVIAVVITLLVIQMGLTVLSTVPMASIQNRLNASGLIRFIILHTPISSSLFHNLWVTAIIGA
- the recD2 gene encoding SF1B family DNA helicase RecD2, with the translated sequence MEYYFSGTIERIIFENPSSFFRILLLDISDTDAEDFDDFEIIVTGTMADIMEGEDYTFWGELVHHPKYGEQLKISRYERAKPSSKGLVKYFSSDHFKGIGLKTAQKIVDLYGDNTIDKILEAPEKLEEITGLSKKNRLAFVEKLRQNYGTERILAQLANYGIPNKLAFQIQDFYKEETLQIVEQQPYQLVEDIQGMGFKIADQLAEELGIASDAPERFRAGLIHSLFSYSIETGNTYIQAKDLLRYTIDLLESARPVELDPSTVAQELGHLIEEDKVQNVDTKIFDNSLFFAEEGIRSHIGRLLEKGKKASFDPEKINQAIEEVEKDLGIRYDAIQKEAIHQAIQNKVFILTGGPGTGKTTVINGMISVYAQLHQLDLRKKKDLPILLAAPTGRAARRMNELTGLPSATIHRHLGMTGDDDTSHLEDYLDADFIIVDEFSMVDTWLANQLLSNIATDTKLLIVGDADQLPSVSPGQVLADLLQIPSIPQTKLEHIFRQSEDSTIVSLAGDIRQGKLPQDFTERKADRSYFEAGSEHIPKMIEQITSAALRSQIPARDIQVLAPMYKGQAGIDNINTLMQDLLNPAVKDQVVFDTPDCQYRDGDKVIHLVNDAESNVFNGDIGYITDLLPGKYTESKQDELTIQFDGNEIVYPRNEWYKIRLAYAMSIHKSQGSEFPVVILPITNQSHRMLQRNLIYTAITRSKSKLILLGEYSAFDYATKNTGTARKTYLVERFKDLDGGEATKDSSSSVDTASATVESARSKEGTVETKTEPDEPTVYRLTEDNLHTISPMIGLTEEEIAAFFDVKQPN
- the lepB gene encoding signal peptidase I translates to MSKRSSKHSSSSPVVRFLKEWGLFSIIVGLIIASRIFLWAPVKVDGHSMDPTLADSEYLLVVNHLSIDRFDIVVASEKDDDGKTKDIVKRVIGLPGDTIQYDNDTLYINGKKTTEPYLKDYIARFKKDKLQSTYTGKGFEENGELFRQLANTAQAFTVDKDGNPKFTLKLLDDEYLLLGDDRIVSKDSRQVGAFKKEQIKGQAVFRLWPIYPFKTY
- a CDS encoding C69 family dipeptidase is translated as MRKRESADSCTTILVGKNASYDGSTIVARTEDSQNGVFTPKKLIVVKPEDQPRHYKSVLSTFEIDLPDNPVRYTAVPDAIPKDGIWGEAGINVYNVAMSETETITTNSRVLGADPLVESGIGEEDMLTLVLPYVKTAREGVLRLGKILEEYGTYESNGIAISDVNEIWWLETIGGHHWMARRVPDDAYVTNPNQLGSDYFEFGNPDEFLCDPDLERFVTEHHLILDQEGKGFNPRYAFGSQKDKDRHYNTPRAWAIQRFLNPEIEQDPRSFEIPWCQKPYRKVTIEDVKYVLSNHYQDTIYDPYGPEGDHVSQRTFRTIGINRTSQTAILQLRPNKPQETTGIQWISYGSMPYNTAVPFFTQVDTTPDYFANTTAKVTTDSFYWANRIIAGLADSHYAHHVGDLDDYQETTMSWGHARINKVDRALAAGETVDFEAENQAMSDQIQEATDQLLDKILLDASNLMTNHFSLSD
- a CDS encoding endonuclease MutS2 encodes the protein MNKKILDILEFDKVKQLFEPYLQTEQGEMELATLTPTDKRESIETAFMELEDMEQILLEEPRFAVSTIQDVRPVAKRLEMEASLNIDELLALKAVLRVTHELKDFYDNLENVRLERLNRLFDNLVDLPRLQGGLQAINEGGFVESFASEKLAKIRRRIQENEHQVREILQDLLKSKADMLADAVIASRNGRNVLPVKNTYRNRIAGVVHDISASGNTVYIEPRAVVNLNEEIANHRADERYEIIQILEELSDTLRPHAAEIANNAWIIGHLDLIKAKYRFMRDCKAVVPEVSSNRSVQLLQLRHPLIENAVANDLHFTEDLTEIVITGPNTGGKTIMLKTLGLAQIMAQSGLPILADPGSRVGIFSQVFADIGDEQSIEQSLSTFSSHMTNIVSILHQVDTASLILLDELGAGTDPQEGAGLAIAILEDLRLRGIKTMATTHYPELKAYGIETAGVQNASMEFDTASLRPTYRFMQGVPGRSNAFEIARRLGLSETIIQDAMKMTNTDNDVNQIIEKLEAQTLESRKRLDTIQEVEQENLKFNRALRKLYNELTRERETELNKAREEAKEIVDMALSESDRILQGLHAKSQLKPHEIIEAKAQLKKLAPETVDLSKNMVLKKAKKARAPKVGDEILVISYGQRGTLVKQLKDGRWEAQVGLIKMTLEEKEFNLIKAEKEAAQPKKHQVNVVKRSNTSGPRARLDLRGKRYEEAMQELDGFIDQALLNNMAQVDIIHGIGTGVIREGVTKYLRRNKHVKSFEYAPQNAGGSGATIVTFKG